Proteins from one Natrinema salinisoli genomic window:
- a CDS encoding DUF5796 family protein: MSARNNVAPSTIGVDLVDGGVVVEYHDGREVFYHGPPEPVEGPLTTPPGKEVHVLVTDPDGVEGVMTYVNDRNTHDDILETTGVGRVMLDRDDEEELFPGVTVATEAYSIRVEADLSLVDGRVFVFAEDEMSEHAYELVEEAD, translated from the coding sequence ATGAGCGCGCGCAACAACGTCGCCCCCAGCACGATCGGTGTCGATCTCGTCGACGGTGGTGTGGTCGTCGAGTACCACGATGGCCGAGAGGTATTCTACCACGGGCCTCCCGAACCCGTCGAGGGACCGCTGACGACTCCGCCGGGCAAGGAGGTACACGTCCTCGTCACCGATCCCGACGGCGTCGAGGGCGTCATGACCTACGTCAACGACCGGAACACCCACGACGACATCCTCGAGACGACCGGCGTCGGTCGCGTGATGCTCGATCGCGACGACGAGGAGGAACTGTTTCCGGGCGTCACCGTCGCGACGGAAGCGTACTCGATCCGCGTCGAAGCGGATCTCTCGCTCGTCGACGGCCGGGTATTCGTCTTCGCGGAGGACGAAATGAGCGAACACGCCTACGAACTCGTCGAGGAGGCCGACTGA
- a CDS encoding DUF7508 domain-containing protein: MPLQKPWRDLERETVAGAPDRPGVYELGDGSGTVLAVDHGVLRDELKTALAYGDGDRVRWTETHTLDQARELAADHRERLE, encoded by the coding sequence ATGCCGCTGCAGAAGCCCTGGCGCGACCTCGAGCGGGAAACCGTTGCCGGCGCACCGGACCGACCCGGCGTCTACGAGCTCGGCGACGGGTCGGGAACGGTGCTTGCGGTCGACCACGGCGTCCTCCGGGACGAACTCAAGACCGCGCTGGCGTACGGAGACGGCGACCGCGTGCGCTGGACGGAAACCCACACCCTCGATCAGGCGCGCGAACTCGCAGCCGACCACCGCGAACGGCTCGAGTGA
- a CDS encoding DUF7128 family protein: protein MVVQTERDDATWYECETCGLLFEEQSDAAEHEKRCDGSEPTYIQ, encoded by the coding sequence ATGGTCGTCCAGACCGAGCGCGACGACGCCACCTGGTACGAGTGCGAAACTTGCGGCCTCCTCTTCGAGGAGCAGTCGGACGCGGCGGAACACGAGAAGCGGTGTGACGGGTCCGAGCCGACCTACATCCAGTAG
- a CDS encoding ribonucleotide-diphosphate reductase subunit beta codes for MATSDHPAMQLNTGTRSHNYYRNAVEKHWDPHEIDLSADLEGAAELPEPAFTGLKQSLALFGAGEESVTEDLAPLAVVLEDIEDQLFITTQLYEESKHTDFFDRYWREVIHAEEERRGQELSSPTDAKWFNEPYDELFERNERAMARLLEEDTPETRAKAHCHYHLTIEGILAQTGYYGLTLAYGENEPELPDLPGLVEGLKLVRSDEGRHVGFGMAKLKSLVADGEVEPDLLRETVDELVPLVQDSLSGDEGASSEDGPGPSPSDLAEYAYTKHEQRMQQITSASEKIPDVDELTQLEA; via the coding sequence ATGGCTACCAGCGACCATCCTGCGATGCAACTGAATACGGGGACGCGATCGCACAACTACTACCGAAACGCAGTCGAGAAACACTGGGATCCACACGAGATCGATCTGTCGGCCGACCTCGAGGGAGCCGCGGAACTCCCCGAGCCGGCCTTCACCGGTCTCAAGCAGTCGCTCGCGCTGTTCGGCGCTGGCGAGGAGTCGGTGACGGAAGATCTCGCGCCGCTCGCGGTCGTCCTCGAGGACATCGAGGACCAGCTGTTCATCACCACGCAGCTCTACGAGGAGTCCAAACACACCGACTTCTTCGATCGCTACTGGCGCGAAGTGATCCACGCGGAAGAGGAGCGGCGCGGACAGGAGCTTTCGTCGCCGACCGACGCGAAGTGGTTCAACGAACCCTACGACGAGCTGTTCGAGCGCAACGAGCGGGCCATGGCGCGACTGCTCGAGGAGGACACGCCGGAAACCCGCGCGAAGGCCCACTGCCACTACCATCTGACGATCGAGGGGATTCTGGCCCAGACCGGCTACTACGGACTCACCCTCGCGTACGGTGAGAACGAGCCCGAACTGCCCGATCTGCCGGGGCTCGTCGAGGGGCTCAAACTGGTTCGAAGCGACGAGGGACGCCACGTCGGCTTCGGGATGGCGAAACTCAAGTCGCTCGTGGCCGACGGCGAGGTCGAACCCGACCTCCTCCGGGAGACGGTCGACGAACTGGTTCCGCTAGTTCAGGACAGTCTGAGCGGCGACGAAGGAGCGAGTTCCGAAGACGGTCCCGGCCCGAGCCCCTCCGATCTGGCCGAGTACGCGTACACGAAACACGAACAGCGCATGCAACAGATCACCTCCGCGAGCGAGAAGATTCCGGACGTCGACGAGCTGACCCAGCTCGAGGCGTAG
- a CDS encoding helix-turn-helix domain-containing protein — MGLIAEFQLDSPDLPLTDAVAAVSDITLYIERILVVDPDRPVVLCRAVGAIDDFSEALTCDPTVEAYTTMDGTNGGAMYRIRLRDPPLPIYRKYVELGTTPLGGIVTVDGWWGRARFPDREALAEYRAFCTERGGTFKLERLTRESSTDDPPFGLTDEQYEALVAAHEAGYFAVPREASTEEIGDRLGVSAPSASERLRRGIDRLLENAL; from the coding sequence ATGGGTCTCATCGCGGAGTTCCAGCTCGATTCGCCGGATCTACCGTTGACAGACGCCGTCGCGGCCGTCTCGGATATCACGCTCTACATCGAACGGATCCTCGTCGTCGATCCCGATCGGCCGGTCGTCCTCTGTCGAGCCGTCGGGGCGATCGACGACTTTTCCGAGGCGCTGACGTGCGATCCGACGGTCGAGGCGTACACGACGATGGACGGGACGAACGGCGGCGCGATGTATCGAATCAGATTGCGAGATCCCCCGCTCCCGATCTATCGGAAGTACGTCGAACTGGGGACGACCCCGCTGGGCGGGATCGTAACCGTCGACGGCTGGTGGGGACGAGCACGGTTTCCCGACCGAGAGGCGCTCGCGGAGTACCGCGCGTTCTGTACGGAGCGTGGCGGGACGTTCAAACTCGAGCGATTGACTCGAGAGTCCTCGACGGATGACCCACCGTTCGGCCTCACCGACGAACAGTACGAGGCGCTGGTCGCGGCCCACGAGGCGGGCTACTTCGCGGTGCCACGAGAGGCCTCGACGGAAGAGATCGGCGACCGACTGGGGGTTTCGGCACCGTCGGCCTCCGAGCGGCTGCGACGGGGGATCGATCGGCTCCTCGAGAACGCGCTGTGA
- a CDS encoding AAA family ATPase gives MSSSEPDGVTLSVRAAEKGDAGRGVARIPEAARRQLGVLSGDTVVIEGDETTVAKMWPADQSVPDNAVQIDGDTRANAGVHVGDTVSVRAKDKSTITDAERVTLIAPPGLPERQRRAAESEAAEKLRNRPVRAGEQVRIEGIDQQPFRVTDTDPRGDVRITNGTTIRIVDGDGGSRDTATSAGSGATDPDRTSSSSAGTPATIDSGSEADVDGVSPNSGVTYEDIGGLDEELELVREMIELPLSEPELFRRLGVEPPSGVLLYGPPGTGKTLIARAVANEVDANFETISGPEIMSKYKGESEERLREVFETAEANAPTIVFFDEIDSIAGTRDDEGDAENRIVGQLLTLMDGLDARGEVIVIGATNRVDTIDPALRRGGRFDREIQIGVPDEEGRREILEVHTRGMPLADDVDVDAIARRTHGFVGADLDAVASEAAMAAIRDRPTETDELDEWNRNPTVRKTHFDSALASVEPSAMREYVAESPNTDFSDVGGLEAAKQTLRESVEWPLTYDRLFEETDTNPPSGVLLYGPPGTGKTLLARALAGETDVNFVRVDGPEIVDRYVGESEKAIREVFERARQSAPSIVFFDEIDAITAARGEGHEVTERIVSQLLTELDGMRENPNLVVLAATNRKDQIDPALLRPGRLDTHVFVGEPDLDAREKILAVHTEGKPLADDVDVAELAAELEGYTGADLEALVRDASMRAIREVADEYGPETANEKASEVRVERRHLEAAREETDVQ, from the coding sequence ATGAGTTCGTCGGAACCGGACGGCGTGACCCTGTCCGTTCGCGCCGCAGAGAAAGGAGACGCGGGTCGGGGCGTCGCCCGGATTCCCGAGGCGGCGCGGCGACAGCTCGGGGTTCTCAGCGGCGATACCGTCGTGATCGAGGGCGACGAGACGACCGTCGCCAAGATGTGGCCTGCCGATCAGTCGGTCCCGGACAACGCCGTCCAGATCGACGGCGACACGCGTGCGAACGCCGGCGTTCACGTGGGCGATACGGTGTCCGTCCGGGCGAAGGACAAATCGACCATCACCGACGCCGAGAGAGTCACCCTGATCGCACCCCCGGGACTGCCCGAGCGCCAGCGCCGGGCCGCCGAGAGCGAGGCCGCGGAGAAACTGCGAAATCGGCCGGTACGAGCCGGCGAACAGGTGCGTATCGAGGGGATCGATCAGCAGCCGTTCCGCGTTACCGACACGGACCCGAGGGGTGACGTTCGAATCACGAACGGGACGACGATCCGGATCGTCGACGGCGATGGAGGATCGCGGGACACTGCGACTTCCGCCGGTTCCGGAGCCACCGACCCTGACCGCACGTCCAGCAGTTCGGCCGGTACACCAGCCACGATCGACTCCGGTTCCGAGGCGGACGTCGACGGAGTCAGCCCGAACTCCGGCGTCACCTACGAGGACATCGGCGGGCTCGACGAGGAACTCGAGCTCGTCCGGGAGATGATCGAACTCCCGCTGTCGGAACCGGAGCTGTTCCGCCGGCTCGGCGTCGAGCCCCCCTCTGGCGTCCTGCTCTACGGCCCGCCGGGCACCGGGAAGACGCTGATCGCCCGCGCCGTGGCCAACGAGGTCGACGCAAACTTCGAGACGATCTCGGGGCCGGAGATCATGTCGAAGTACAAGGGCGAGAGCGAGGAGCGACTCCGGGAGGTGTTCGAAACGGCCGAGGCGAACGCGCCGACGATCGTCTTCTTCGACGAGATCGACTCGATCGCCGGCACGCGCGACGACGAGGGGGACGCCGAAAACCGAATCGTCGGCCAGCTGTTGACCCTGATGGACGGCCTCGACGCCCGCGGCGAGGTGATCGTCATCGGCGCGACAAACCGCGTGGACACGATCGATCCCGCGCTCCGCAGGGGCGGCCGGTTCGACCGCGAGATCCAGATCGGCGTCCCCGACGAGGAAGGCCGCCGGGAGATCCTCGAGGTCCACACGCGCGGGATGCCGCTCGCCGACGACGTGGACGTCGATGCCATCGCACGGCGAACGCACGGCTTCGTCGGGGCGGACCTGGACGCCGTCGCGAGCGAGGCGGCTATGGCCGCCATTCGCGATCGGCCGACCGAGACGGACGAACTCGACGAGTGGAACCGAAATCCGACGGTCCGAAAAACGCACTTCGATTCCGCGCTCGCGTCCGTCGAGCCCTCCGCGATGCGCGAGTACGTCGCAGAATCGCCGAATACCGACTTCTCGGACGTCGGCGGCCTCGAAGCGGCGAAACAGACGCTTCGCGAGTCGGTCGAGTGGCCGCTGACGTACGATCGCCTCTTCGAGGAGACCGACACGAATCCGCCATCGGGCGTCCTGCTGTACGGTCCCCCGGGGACCGGAAAGACGCTGCTCGCCCGGGCGCTGGCGGGCGAAACCGACGTCAACTTCGTCCGCGTCGACGGCCCCGAGATCGTCGATCGCTACGTCGGCGAGAGCGAGAAGGCGATCCGCGAGGTGTTCGAGCGCGCTCGCCAGTCGGCCCCGTCGATCGTCTTCTTCGACGAGATCGACGCCATCACCGCCGCCCGCGGCGAGGGTCACGAGGTGACCGAACGCATCGTCTCACAGCTCCTGACCGAACTCGACGGGATGCGGGAGAACCCCAACCTCGTCGTGCTGGCCGCGACCAACCGCAAGGACCAGATCGACCCCGCACTGCTCCGGCCCGGTCGACTCGACACGCACGTCTTCGTCGGCGAACCCGACCTGGACGCTCGAGAAAAGATCCTCGCGGTCCACACGGAGGGGAAACCCCTCGCCGACGACGTCGACGTCGCCGAACTCGCGGCCGAACTCGAAGGCTACACCGGGGCCGACCTCGAGGCACTGGTCAGAGACGCCTCGATGCGGGCGATTCGCGAGGTCGCCGACGAGTACGGTCCCGAGACGGCCAACGAGAAGGCATCGGAGGTGCGGGTCGAGCGCCGTCACCTCGAGGCCGCGCGCGAGGAAACCGACGTCCAGTGA
- a CDS encoding alpha/beta fold hydrolase produces the protein MNHETWSESQTETTVTVDGHDLSLAYRDAGAGTPVLFLHGIPTWSFLWRRIAPSLEGQFRTIVPDFVGYGNSDRRDGFDRSIRAQEAAIADLVDQLGLEEFHVVGHDIGGGVALRYAAHTDDRVDKLVLSNATAYGSWPVEYITSLGLPRTLEMDADAFRERLDRAFVDGLERADPSPEWIDGMTEPWLRSDGRRAFARAAVATNTNHTTEIDYDAIDADLLCLWGAADAEQPVDDGRQLAADIGGEVVALEDAGHWVTEDRPDAYRDRLESFLTGE, from the coding sequence GTGAACCACGAGACCTGGTCCGAGTCGCAAACGGAGACGACCGTCACCGTCGACGGCCACGACCTGTCGCTCGCGTACCGCGACGCGGGAGCGGGCACGCCGGTCCTGTTCCTTCACGGCATCCCGACGTGGTCGTTCCTCTGGCGACGGATCGCACCCTCGCTCGAGGGGCAGTTCCGAACGATCGTTCCGGACTTCGTCGGCTACGGGAACAGCGACCGACGCGACGGCTTCGATCGCTCGATCCGCGCCCAGGAAGCGGCTATCGCCGACCTCGTCGACCAGCTCGGGCTCGAGGAGTTCCACGTCGTCGGCCACGACATCGGGGGCGGCGTCGCCCTCCGATACGCAGCCCACACGGACGATCGAGTCGATAAACTCGTCCTCTCGAACGCGACGGCGTACGGCTCCTGGCCGGTCGAGTACATCACCTCGCTCGGGCTCCCGCGCACGCTCGAGATGGACGCCGACGCGTTCCGCGAGCGGCTGGATCGCGCGTTCGTCGACGGGCTCGAGCGAGCCGACCCGAGTCCCGAGTGGATCGACGGAATGACCGAGCCCTGGCTCCGATCCGACGGTCGGCGGGCGTTCGCCCGCGCCGCCGTCGCGACGAACACGAACCACACGACGGAAATCGACTACGACGCCATCGACGCCGACCTGCTGTGCCTCTGGGGAGCGGCGGACGCGGAACAACCCGTCGACGACGGGCGGCAACTTGCGGCGGACATCGGCGGCGAGGTCGTCGCGCTCGAGGACGCGGGTCACTGGGTCACGGAGGACCGGCCGGACGCGTACCGCGACCGTCTCGAGTCGTTTCTCACCGGAGAGTAG
- a CDS encoding CDC48 family AAA ATPase, producing the protein MNEVQLEVAKAYPNDSGRGIARLDPDTLLHLKLSPGDIIEIEGADTTAAKVWRADRQDWNTDTVRIDGFTRQNADVGIGERVTIRKAEATKADKLVLAPPEEASVQFGSDAAGMVKRQILKRPVVGRDIVPVMSSTNHPFMRSPGQAIPLIAVETEPEGVVLITEDTDVELREEPISGFEKTGGGITYEDIGGLQNEIQRVREMVELPMKHPQIFKKLGIEPPQGVLLHGPPGTGKTLLAKAVANETSASFFSIAGPEIISKYYGESEQQLREIFEDATEESPSIIFIDELDSIAPKREDVTGEVERRVVAQLLTMMDGLESRGQVIVIAATNRVDSVDPALRRPGRFDREIEIGVPDETGREEILQIHTRGMPLSDDVTLGHLADETHGFVGADIESLTKEAAMKALRRYLPEIDLDEEDIPPSLIDRMIVKREDFRGALNEVEPSAMREVLVELPKISWDDVGGLHDAKEQVQESVEWPLSNPERFDRLGVDPPAGVLLYGPPGTGKTLMAKAVANETNANFISVRGPQLLSKWVGESEKAIRQTFRKARQVSPTVIFFDELDALAPGRGGETGSNVSERVVNQLLTELDGLEEMGNVMVIGATNRPDMIDPALLRSGRFDRLVMIGEPDVDGREKILEIHTENTPLAADVTLREIAEITDGYVGSDLESIAREAAIEALREDEEADIVEMRHFRQAMENVRPTITDDILDYYEQIEEEFQGGTSGPDPSGRRGSRIGFQ; encoded by the coding sequence ATGAACGAAGTCCAACTGGAGGTTGCGAAGGCATACCCGAACGACTCGGGTCGTGGTATCGCCCGGCTCGACCCGGACACGCTGTTGCATCTGAAGCTCAGCCCGGGCGACATCATCGAAATCGAGGGTGCAGATACGACTGCCGCGAAAGTCTGGCGGGCAGACCGGCAGGACTGGAACACGGATACCGTCCGTATCGACGGGTTCACCCGACAGAACGCCGACGTCGGCATCGGCGAACGGGTGACGATCCGCAAGGCGGAAGCGACGAAAGCCGACAAACTGGTACTCGCACCGCCGGAGGAAGCGTCGGTCCAGTTCGGCTCGGACGCCGCCGGGATGGTGAAACGACAGATCCTGAAGCGCCCGGTAGTCGGCCGCGACATCGTCCCGGTCATGAGCTCGACGAATCATCCGTTCATGCGATCGCCGGGCCAGGCGATCCCACTCATAGCCGTCGAGACCGAACCGGAGGGCGTCGTCCTCATCACCGAGGACACCGACGTCGAACTCCGCGAGGAACCCATCTCGGGATTCGAGAAGACCGGGGGCGGGATCACCTACGAGGACATCGGCGGCCTCCAAAACGAGATCCAGCGGGTCCGGGAGATGGTCGAACTCCCGATGAAGCACCCGCAGATCTTCAAGAAGCTCGGGATCGAGCCGCCACAGGGCGTCCTCCTGCACGGCCCGCCGGGGACCGGGAAGACCCTGCTCGCGAAAGCCGTCGCCAACGAGACCTCCGCCAGCTTCTTCTCTATCGCTGGCCCGGAGATCATCTCGAAGTACTACGGCGAGTCCGAACAGCAACTCAGGGAGATCTTCGAGGACGCCACCGAGGAGTCGCCGTCGATCATCTTCATCGACGAACTCGACTCCATCGCACCCAAGCGCGAGGACGTCACCGGCGAGGTCGAACGCCGCGTCGTCGCCCAGCTGCTGACGATGATGGACGGTCTCGAGTCCCGGGGCCAAGTCATCGTCATCGCGGCGACCAACCGCGTCGACAGCGTCGATCCGGCGCTGCGCCGACCGGGGCGGTTCGACCGCGAGATCGAGATCGGCGTCCCCGACGAGACGGGCCGGGAGGAGATCCTGCAGATCCACACCCGCGGGATGCCCCTCTCGGACGACGTCACCCTCGGTCATCTCGCCGACGAGACGCACGGCTTCGTCGGGGCCGACATCGAGAGCCTCACCAAGGAAGCGGCGATGAAGGCGCTCCGCCGATACCTCCCCGAGATCGACCTGGACGAGGAGGACATCCCGCCGAGCCTGATCGATCGGATGATCGTCAAGCGCGAGGACTTCCGCGGCGCACTGAACGAGGTCGAGCCGTCGGCGATGCGGGAGGTCCTCGTCGAACTCCCGAAGATCTCCTGGGACGACGTCGGCGGCCTCCACGACGCCAAAGAGCAGGTACAGGAGTCCGTCGAGTGGCCGCTCTCGAACCCCGAGCGGTTCGACCGGCTCGGCGTCGACCCGCCGGCCGGCGTCCTGCTGTACGGCCCGCCCGGCACCGGGAAGACGCTGATGGCGAAGGCCGTCGCCAACGAGACCAACGCGAACTTCATCTCGGTGCGCGGCCCGCAACTCCTCTCGAAGTGGGTCGGTGAATCCGAAAAGGCCATCCGCCAGACCTTCCGCAAGGCCCGCCAGGTTTCGCCGACGGTCATCTTCTTCGACGAGCTCGACGCACTCGCACCGGGTCGGGGCGGTGAAACCGGATCGAACGTCTCCGAACGCGTCGTCAACCAGCTCCTGACCGAACTCGACGGGTTAGAGGAGATGGGCAACGTCATGGTCATCGGCGCGACCAACCGGCCGGACATGATCGACCCCGCACTGCTGCGCTCGGGTCGGTTCGACCGGCTGGTCATGATCGGCGAACCCGACGTCGACGGCCGCGAGAAGATTCTCGAGATCCACACCGAAAATACGCCGCTGGCCGCGGACGTCACGCTCCGGGAGATCGCCGAGATCACGGACGGCTACGTCGGTAGCGACCTCGAGTCGATCGCCCGCGAGGCGGCCATCGAGGCGCTCCGCGAGGACGAGGAGGCGGACATCGTCGAGATGCGCCACTTCCGACAGGCCATGGAGAACGTCCGGCCGACGATCACCGACGACATCCTCGACTACTACGAGCAGATCGAAGAGGAGTTCCAGGGCGGCACGAGCGGCCCCGACCCGTCGGGTCGTCGCGGCAGCCGCATCGGCTTCCAGTAG
- the larC gene encoding nickel pincer cofactor biosynthesis protein LarC, translating to MRILAFDGRMGASGDMLLAALLDAGADPDALEPVTDALDVEYRIDEAEKSGIAATTVDVLLTDENANGTRSHGHDESDGGHDHEHGDANHDHDDHDGVRAEGHGPHRSYLEVREIVADMGLEPAVERDALAIFELLGEAEASVHGEALEEIHFHEVGADDAIADVVGAVALLHDLEPERVVTTPLATGGGTVSMSHGEYPVPTPAVVEIAQRADWSLRGGPVDAELLTPTGAAILGHVADGVDSLPALEVEASGYGAGGYDLDPHPNVLRMLVGTGEDGSELVKDDIAVLETNLDDATPEVLGGLQETLADAGARDVSILPATMKKSRPGHLVKVICKPEDRERVARALAEETGTLGVRDAGVTHRWIANREFETVSLEIDGEEYAVTVKIASDADGEVYDVSAEYDDAKEVARETGLPIRNVVQRTECTVALEAK from the coding sequence ATGCGAATCCTCGCCTTCGACGGCCGCATGGGAGCCAGCGGTGACATGCTCCTCGCGGCCCTCCTCGACGCCGGTGCCGACCCCGACGCCCTCGAGCCCGTCACCGACGCCCTCGACGTCGAATACCGGATCGACGAGGCCGAAAAGAGCGGCATCGCCGCGACGACGGTGGACGTGCTCCTGACGGATGAGAATGCGAACGGGACTCGATCACACGGCCACGACGAATCCGACGGCGGACACGACCACGAGCACGGCGACGCGAATCACGATCACGACGACCACGACGGCGTTCGCGCCGAAGGTCACGGCCCCCATCGCAGCTATCTCGAGGTCCGCGAAATCGTCGCCGACATGGGCCTCGAGCCAGCGGTCGAGCGCGACGCGCTCGCGATATTCGAGCTACTTGGCGAGGCGGAAGCGAGCGTTCACGGAGAGGCCCTCGAAGAGATCCACTTCCACGAGGTCGGGGCCGACGACGCGATCGCGGACGTGGTCGGTGCGGTCGCGTTGCTTCACGACCTCGAGCCCGAGCGGGTCGTGACGACGCCGCTCGCGACCGGCGGCGGAACGGTGTCGATGAGCCACGGCGAGTATCCGGTCCCGACGCCGGCGGTCGTCGAAATCGCCCAGCGGGCCGACTGGTCGCTGCGCGGCGGGCCAGTCGACGCGGAACTGCTCACCCCGACCGGAGCGGCGATTCTGGGTCACGTCGCCGACGGCGTCGACTCGCTGCCCGCGCTCGAGGTCGAGGCCTCGGGCTACGGCGCGGGCGGCTACGATCTCGATCCCCATCCGAACGTGCTTCGGATGCTGGTCGGGACCGGCGAGGACGGCAGTGAACTGGTGAAAGACGATATCGCGGTCCTCGAGACGAACCTCGACGACGCGACGCCCGAAGTGCTGGGCGGATTGCAAGAGACGCTCGCGGACGCGGGCGCGAGAGACGTTTCGATTCTCCCTGCGACGATGAAGAAGTCCCGCCCCGGTCATCTCGTGAAGGTGATCTGCAAGCCAGAGGACCGGGAACGGGTGGCTCGAGCACTGGCCGAAGAGACGGGAACACTGGGTGTCCGTGATGCGGGCGTGACCCATCGATGGATCGCGAATCGGGAGTTCGAGACGGTGAGTCTCGAGATCGACGGCGAGGAGTACGCGGTCACTGTGAAGATCGCGAGCGACGCCGACGGAGAGGTCTACGACGTGAGTGCGGAGTACGATGATGCAAAGGAAGTGGCTCGAGAAACGGGACTGCCAATTCGGAATGTGGTACAGCGAACTGAGTGTACGGTCGCCTTAGAAGCAAAGTGA
- a CDS encoding HalOD1 output domain-containing protein, which yields MRGVPPDDGLDPSGLGSPLHEVIETDALDALVQSSNDSNATVEFAYRGTNVCVDDSDLPR from the coding sequence ATTCGGGGAGTACCACCGGACGACGGACTCGATCCGTCCGGACTCGGATCGCCGCTGCACGAAGTGATCGAGACGGACGCACTCGACGCGCTGGTTCAGTCTTCGAACGACTCGAACGCGACGGTCGAGTTCGCGTACCGCGGAACCAACGTGTGCGTCGACGATTCGGACCTACCGAGGTGA